CGCGGTCCATGTATTCCGACTACCAGCGTTTTCTCGATATCAGCGGTACGACTGGGACCGGAGGCAAAGGAGATGGAAGAAGGAAGCTCACCATGGTATTTCTCCTTCAGGCGGGCAATCGCATCTTTGAGATCAAATACCAGCTGATGCGTGTAAGCGATCACAATATGCACCGGTGTATACACTGGTAAAGCCCTTCCGGAAGGCTGTGCCGCGCTCAGCACCATTGTGCCTGTACGGGCTACCAGCATTTCACAGTCAGTGATCGCAGCCTCCGCGGTATGCATATCTCCTTTGTTCATAAAAGGCAACTGCTTCAGCTGGAACTCCTTCATCAGGGAAGGCGTCTGGCAGTATACATCATTCCACTCTTTGGAATCGATCAGGGCTACCAGATTATCCAGCAGTTCGCTTTTGCTGGTGCAGAAGATGAATTTTCCCTGTAAGCGGGCAAATTCTTCTGCGAACTTCATCTCCAGACCATCATGCTCCTTCACAAAAACGGAACTGTTGCCCTCCGAATTTGGAAAGGGCAACTGCACCGACTGGCTCAATGCATTTCTAACTCTCTTCAGAATATTTTCCTTGGCAGGAGAAATCTTCATATCAGTTTATGCATTAGCAGGTGTAGGCGAAGGATTGATGATATCGGTAGGATGTACGCCATCAGTAGTCATACCTTCCTTGTTTGCGATATGCTCACGGTGAACATCCCATGGACGTTTACCGATCAGTCTTTCCAGATCTGCCTGGTACAATACTTCTTTTTTCAGCAATTCCTGTGCAAGCACTTTCACATTATCCAGTCTCTCGGTCAGCAGGTTTTTAGTACGCTGGTACGCCTTGTCGATCAGTAAACGAACTTCTTCGTCGATCATTTTGGCAGTTTCTTCAGAATATGGTTTGGTAAATGCCTGATCGCTGTTAGGATCATAGAACGACACGTTACCAACCTTATCGTTCATACCGTACACGGTCACCATTGCATAGGCCATACGGGTGATCACCTGCAGGTCATTCTGTGCACCGGTCGATACTTTACCAAACACGATGTCTTCTACAGCACGGCCACCAAGGGTCATACATATATCGTCCAGCAGCTGTTCGGTATTATACAGGTATTGTTCTTTCGGCAAATATTGCGCATAACCTAATGCAGCTACACCACGGGGTACAATAGTCACTTTCACCAGCGGATTAGCATGCTCGAGGTACCAGCCACAAATGGCGTGACCAGCTTCGTGGTATGCGATCACTTCTTTTTCTTCCGGAGAAATGATCTTGTTTTTCTTTTCCAGACCACCGATCACCCTGTCCACAGCATCGTTGAAATC
The DNA window shown above is from Chitinophaga agri and carries:
- a CDS encoding LutC/YkgG family protein, whose protein sequence is MKISPAKENILKRVRNALSQSVQLPFPNSEGNSSVFVKEHDGLEMKFAEEFARLQGKFIFCTSKSELLDNLVALIDSKEWNDVYCQTPSLMKEFQLKQLPFMNKGDMHTAEAAITDCEMLVARTGTMVLSAAQPSGRALPVYTPVHIVIAYTHQLVFDLKDAIARLKEKYHGELPSSISFASGPSRTADIEKTLVVGIHGPREVYVFLLDE